aaattagaatttcaatcgatcgtttgaaaatttatctacGTGACAGTTCCATCGAAATAAATCTTTCATTCGTTGTTCCAACGAAATGTTTGCTCGTCTCTGCTATACGATTCGTTGACAgatcgaagaaagtaacgtcacgcgtttcgcaacgatcgacgaattttatttcgttcgtgtcttttatatttgttaaaagttgaatcaaaaattagaatttcaatcgatcgtttgaaaatttatctacGTGACGGTTCCATTGAAATAAATCACCGTACGGTGTCTTTCATTCGTTGTTCCAACGAAATGTTTGCTCGTCTCTGCTATACGATTCGTTGACAgatcgaagaaagtaacgtcacgcgtttcgcaacgatcgatgaattttatttcgttcgtgtcttttatatttgttaagagttgaataaaaaattagaatttcaatcgatcgtttgaaaatttatctacGCGACGGTTCCATCGAAATAAATCTTTCATTCGTTGTTCCAACGAAATGTTTGCTCGTCTCTGCTATACTATTCGTTGACAGATCGAAGAATGCAACGTCACGCGTTTCGCAACGCTCGACGAGCGTCGAACGCGACACGATCAACGTTCGATCTTCTCGTCGCTGTGCTCTCGCGTTGTCGTTCATCTTCGTAAGTGCGAACCACGGTAGATTTCCCGCGACACGTGTTCTCCACGATCAACGAAGATCGATGAGTAtcgctcgatcgtcgaaacgatcttCATCGCGGCCGGTTCGTACACGAGCTTCGGAAAACACGCTCGCGCAACGAATGGATTCGTGGATCGCGTGTAGCTACGAAATTCTACCAACTCAGTGTGTAAGCGTAGATGTTTTTAGTGTGTGATCGAAGTGTAATCGATTGATCGCTGTATCGATTTATAAGACGCTTCCGGGGTTCCgtggaacgctggagaaacaaTATGTCGCAGCGCGTTGCAACCTTAGGGGCGTAATTAAGTACAGGATCGCGAGTACGAGGCTCGCGTGCAATTTTAACAAAACTGGACAAATATCGCAACGTTGTTCCTCGATCCACCGGACaaagattttttaattattttaagcgGTTCGTCGATTTCCAAAGTACCGATCATCGAATTCGATTTatcgaatgaattttattttacgataggtgtaatttcaataattgtataaattttaacgaaaataagtcaacatcgatttctatgatttctcaagtgttttttgTAATCTTGTATGGATCATCGATAAATTCAACGAGTAATTTCGATAAGATTACAGTTTTGAAATTATATTCCATTTATAATGGAATTTGAAACTCGATAACCGGTACTTTGGGAATCAATACTTTTTACCCGGGTCGGACACCTATCATATGAATTATATACACCAAATCGCTAATagagttatttttaaaattacacgcgcttttatttttccacgcaACCACGTTCGGATATACATCCTGTAATATCGAGGAGCTGCGAACTTCGATCCATGGAAAGAATACTCAAGAAGGTTTCACGATTTTTGTTTCCTACGATTGTATGTAAATTCAGaggttttttttcatttcacgaaCACTGTTACTCGCGATACGCTCGAACCTGTTACTACACCATCGACAGGGtgttcgagaaattctgttcagAGGTCACTCGTTCTCGAGTCGATTTTTTCTTTGGTTCGATCGCAACGTCTATTTTTTGAGAATGAAAAACTCTGTCCAGAGGTCACTCGTTCTTGAGTCGATTTTTTCTCCAGTTCGATCGCAACGAGAAACTCTGTCCAGAGGTCACTCGTTCTCGAGTCGATTTTTTCCTCGGTTCAATTGCAACGTCTATTTCTCGAGAATGAAAAACTCTGACGAGAGATCACTCGTTCTCGAATTGATTCTTTCTTCGGACTTCCCAAGAACGATCTCAAAGTGCACGCTGCCCGCGGCGAACCTGTACTTTAATTCACAGAAACGCCACGAGTCAGTACAAACTTACGCCTGTGGTGTCCACCCCCACCCAAACCCTCGCCCCGCCCCTCGTCGCGGTCGGATGCGTGCGCACCGATGTACAAAGCGAGTTCTTTTGTCCACGCTCGATGACAGTCCAGTTGCGTTGTTCGACACCGAAGGAGGCGAGCAAGAGGGAAACAACGATGGATTACGAAACGCGTGATCGAAATTGAAGGAAGACACGAATCGCGAGGCTCGCGACACCTTTGCACCGACAGGAGGAGGGAAGAACGTAAAAGAGAACTTTCATCGAACGCGATTCTGTCCAGCCATTGCCGACTACTGTTCAACCGTAGATGTACTCACACAGagatataaacaaaaaaaaaagagacctACCTTAGGCAAAGACAAAACAGAGAAAatgattatataaatatatatatatataaaatatataacgtatatacaCTACCATTCGTGCATAAGTACATTGACACTTGCTGGAATCGGATTGAAACGGTTTAAGCAGTTCCTGTGGAAcgactatttatttattactatcGGTAACGATACCAAgggatgaaaattattcaatatttcgttCGTCTATATTTTCACTATACTGTTTCTGTATAGAATTGTTTTTTAGATCATTGcttttagatttttttttttataatttctcaatcgttgatTTTTCCTctactttaattattattttctcattCACATCGATCTGTACTGAACGTTATACgcattttgttaattattgtttgtatacgAGGGTGTGAGATAAAAAGTAGCGGTAGAAGCTACATCGGACAATCTTACTTCAACgatgttttgtatatttttgatatAGTGGGCTTGTCGAATATTTACGAACGGtagtgtatataaatatatatacatatatatggcgTACACACTCGCGCGTACGTAACACGATTACACacaaacacaaacacacacacacagagagagagagagagacacacacATACCACGTGCACAACTAATGCAACACAGAAAGACGAGGATTATTATAACGAATACCATTGGGAGCCACGTGGGCGGACTGCGGCGAGTATAGAGTGTACATCGCGGGATTCCGTGTCGTGGAATTCGATTAATGGCGCGCGTGTTTGTAATAACGTAGGGTAGAACGCCCCTATCGTATATCCTCGCGTGGTTATCGATACGGGGTACGCGTCGTCGCGGGCACGAAGAAtcttcaaccctttgcactttCCATTCTTACGTCGAAATGAGATATCAAATCGTGGACATATCAAGTTCCATTTTCGAGTCGACCGACTACGAAGATGCAGTTCATCGAAACTCGCTTTGTTCGATGTTGGTACACTTTCATATCCGTAACGTAAAAGACTTGCcccgagagaaaaagagaaagagaaagagagagagagagaggatttATTCTACAGGgtgttttacgaaaaaaaataaataaataaaacgttgCAACCCATTGTGTTGCGACTCGGTACAGAAAAATAATCCAACAATTATTCCCGATTCGCGAACGTTCTCGGTGTTTCGATAATgttggttgcaaatcgatcgtgaccgaattttctaaaaaaggaaaaaaaaagaaatataaatatttgccCCCGTAAAGCCACGTTGCTTTCTCCGATTTATTTAACAGAGATGAACAGTAATGGGTGATCGATGGTGCACCGAATAACGCGCCATCGAGAatctgtatatatatttttgatattgTAATTAAATCTATTCTCTATTTACACTCGGAATCTCATCTCGTCTACTTTCATTTGTTAATACTTTTATACTGTCCCGCGAATCGTTTTGGTCCATTCACTTCGAGTCAGGCGTACGTATCGAACGTTTCTACAGTCGGGGGAGAATAAaacggccgttcaaggtcaccgatgaTCTCGAACTCGAAACTCGCGTAATGCGAACAAAAAACAGAGTCGAAAGTGCAAAAGGgttaaatatttgtatcatCGTTCGATGCCCATACTGTCATCCGCCTGTGTTGATCACTGTTAAGGCCAGCTTCGACGACGACCTTCGTCGACATTGGTCTCTCATTgtcattgttgttgttattgttaatcggttcgcaggtatccgttcgcgatcgttGGTCTTGAGCGTGCACACTCGAGCAACGAAGATCAATCGAGCTCTCGAGTACTCGCGAACAAAATTCTGtccgcgaaacgttcgcgattgttcgtcgatttttattctttatacaaGGTGCCTCAAAATGCGCGGCGAAACGGGGAAGAGGATAAACTCCGCTCGAAGAAGTGAACGGGAAACATGAGAtgcaaattcttttctttttttttttttaaaatcgatGTCGACTATACGTCGAgatctttaaattattttccattttgtcgAGTAATATCGCATTGTCGAGAACTCTCGATCTCTTTATCATACTCGAAAGAGtcgagaaaaattcgataaattcgattcgtttattcgaacgatcgaacaactATTTTTGATTTACGTATTTCGAGATGCCCCGTATAATGAACACCCAAACCGAAGAAACGTTTTCAAATAATCACAACCAACACACAACATCAGGTATCAGTCTTTATTCGTAATACTTTTCGCGTTACATGTTCCGAGTATTGTATCAAGTCGTTCATGATTTATATAATACTCACGATTCGTAGCTGCGGTTCAACTACCATTTTCGGGTGGTATCCGAGTCCTCGCCTAATGTTCACCGAGTGTTTCTCAAGCACCCGGATACTCGTTGTGTCTGCGGAACACGAATACAATCAACAGTGGCCGATAGTGACCGCACTGTGTGTACATGTGCGTAGTGTATGCATGCATAGgcgtgttcgtttctttttcttactttctttctttctttctttcgtttctcgtgttgtgcgtgtgcgtgtgaaaAGTAACTCGCGGAGTTTAACGATCGGTACCGTTGACCGTTATCGTCGATAAGGTAATACTCAAAGAATCGAGTGGGTGTTTCGATATGGTCGTAAAGAGGCACCCGATTAACTTCGTCGGGTCGATCGTCCGCGTAATCGCGTGCCGTTTCGCGAGCAACGACAGCTACGCGACGAGTCAGCGGATATCGTTCGGATCCAGCCCGTGCATTCTCGCAAATCTGTCCTCGCTACGCGGACGTATTTTCGCTGCGCTCGCATTATTTGCGGATCGTACCCGTTTGAAAATATCGGAAACGTTCGCGAGTGTACACGCGCGTACACCTGCGTGGATCCGAATGATATTCGCGGTACCGATTCGCGCGCGGCGATACACGAGTACCCTATGTGCACGTTCGTGCGCAACGTGTGCACGGCTCTCTCTCCTTCGTCCCGCTGACGCGCGTGAACACTAgcgaatttttgtaaattaacgaacgaagaaattcgGGACTCGCCGTGTCACGCTCCCGTGGCAACGGATACAAAAGACAGATGAAATTATGAACaagaggaaaagaagaaaaaaaaaaaaaaaaaaaaaaaatttattgtatatGAAGCTACTGTGATGTTACtgttgaatataaaaaaaaaaaaaaatatatatatatatatacataaaagaTGCTGTATTTGAAAATcgtctcgagagtttcttcatTTATCTCTTCTTGAGGCGAGGAGAACGCGTGAACGgaatttcgatgaattttagATCTTAATTGTACGtaattgtttgtttctttttttctttttctttttttttcccccgattcAAGTTAAGACTCGAGACACTCGCGATACTGACGGTATTATACGTGCGGCGctatcaaaaatacacactttcagagaaaaatatcaattttatttcgcaGTTTCATAGGTAACTCTTCATTTTGGTTGAACAATCGTGAATCTGGTTGACGGATTAATTTCTATCGAGCGTTTCGAGCTTGATTAAGCACAGCCGCTGATAACAGAACGCCCAAACGAAAGCTCCGTGTTTTTTCTTAATGCGATGATAAGTATATCCTGATTATTTTAACatacttttttttccccccattgctccgattcttttttttttctttttttttttttttgttcctgtTCACCGATGTCTCTCGATTACAATCCGTCTTTCGGTACGCGTACACGCGAATTTGAATAATGGCTAATGCGGTAAAGGTGTGTGCACAGTTGTGCGAACATTTGCGTGCACACAACTTCTACGTTGTACTAATTCCTTTCGGAAGTGTCAGATTACCTTTGTCGAATGTAAAAAAACGACACGAATCTTTACAAGCTGTCACTCGAGGTCGGAATACTATCTTAAAACTAGATCGCGTTCGTGTTTGCGTAGAATGATGCGCACGTTATAAAATCagatttatttacaattctacAAGACCGTAGTTTTTAGTAGTTCCTGTACAAATCGTGTTAATCGCAAAGACGTATGCGTACTTAATAAAAAATCCTAGTCACCATAGTAAAACATCGCTTCTGACTCTAGTCGTAAGCCAGCGTAACGGATACATTCTCACATAAAACTCGCTAATCACGGTTCTTCGATGCGTTGCGTAACCGAGATACGCGTGTTTTTCATGAACTTGTTTTTTTTAGACCATTGCAGTTACGTGCAAAGCCCGACACAGTCTTATTAAAACGCAGACCATAACGGTCGAAATATTATGTACAGCTTTGTACACTCGCTAATCGTACGTAGTCACTTCCAGGGTtcctgaaaataatttcaagacaAATTAGCATCGTCTTATTGTCAACTTTAACGTCACTTCACCATTTTGCCCTAACACTCCAGTCTTTTGGTGTCCAATGAAGACACTTAGGATCTATTCTGATCTGCCTCTTTTCCATTGCGGCTGCGTGTTGCTCGATAATATCCCTGTGAATAAATACGTTTGTCAGTGAGGTTCTGAGGAAATCCTTTGTACAGAAAGAAGCTAAATCTCTGTATAAATTCTGCTCGATTCGTTCCCTAACGATGCATTGACTATTTAGCCAATTACCTATTTAATGTCACAATATATTGtcctttgtagtaattaatgAGATTCAAATTCTGAAGCGTCGATATCACGTCTTCTTTCTTAATCGACGTCAGTTCACATATTTCACTTATCGTGATCTGGGGTTTCTCGTTTTCTACTAAtggttttatattcaataaaatgtCCAGTATCGTGTGCGCCCAGTAACTTCGATACGATAGCAATCCCAAATCGGACAATGGCTTCTCAGGCGAACCTGTTTTACCCTCGAATTTGGAAAGTTCGTAAGAAAATTCTATTAACAGTTTCCCGTAACCTCTTCTTTGATAGGGTGGCAGTGTAAGGATGCATGCTACGTTATGATCCTCCGTTGATTCCTTCTCTTTTGAAAAGTAACCAACTATGTGAAACCCTCTACTATCGAAATCTGTCATTACGTAGAATAAAAAAGGGTCTGTGTCGTAGTAAAGAGTTTTATGATCCAAAAATAATTTAGCCAGTAGACACAGATTTTGtgcgtaatttttgttttttcggcCGTCAATTTCGAAAAACGATATCGATCCTTTTCTATATATTTCGTTGCCAGGAGGATGTCGCAAATTGCACTTTACGAGATGCCTCTCCAAACACTTTCGACTTTTCCTATACTTTAGGCAAAATtcacaaatatatatacacggTAAGTTCACCATTTCTTGCGGATATGGACTAAAATACCAAGGTCTTATTCTATGCCGGCCCAACTCTATCAACTCGACATTTTTCATTCTTGTAACGATATCGTCGTGATGATGCGCCACCAGCGAGCCGGTTGGCCTCGGACCTGGCGTTTGGGGCGGACCGTCCTGAGAGTCTTCGTTCTCTATAAACGTCGACTTTCTTTTTCTAGACATTTTCTTTTGTAACGCCGCTTGTAACACCGCGGAACCGTTAACCAGTTCATTGCTAAGGCTGCTAGGGCTAGGAGGTCTACTAGGCGCTTGCTTTTTCGGGGTGGCTGCACCAGTACCTGGTGTGGTTCCGTCTCGGCGAGGGTACTGGACCTTCCTAGTGTCCAAACAATCTTCCGTAACCCATTCATCTAATCGTTTATTGACTAAAATGTTGTACATTTAATTAAATGAGTGCTTATGTACGTACATAACTCCTTTCTTCCGAAGCGAGTCGCAATATACTTACAATCTACATAGTGAACATAATAACACTTGACACCGTGTACGTCTTTAACACTGATGATTTCAGCAAGAGCTGTGGATGATAAAaggaaacgtttgataaacccTTATCGCTCCTAGATacctacgttaaacattatcaaCTCTCGAGACACACGGGTAGAAAGTATGTACGCATATTATCGCTGTCCAAATTACCTAAGCATAACCTAAAACTAAGTTGATCAGAAAACATGGATAATGAGCTAGAAGAATATTCGATAGATTGCATTTTTCGTATCTCTAACGTGATCGTAACAATACTACTCGAATGAAAAGTCTGTGCACCCGTAGAACGGTTAAATAATGGGATTCAGTGACACACTTATCAGACGATTTTTCTAGTACAAGATCGTATAcgtaatttcgagaaaaaaaatcatGGTTCGGTCCAAAGTAAAATAATTGCAAAAGCGAACGCATTACTTACGCCAATCGTCCGTGCTATGCATTCTAACCGGTAAACGGCAGCCTTCCACCAATGAATTCTGAAAGTGAGGTTAGAATTTGACAATGCTCTCGTAATCGTACTTGCTGGCGTCATTCTCGAAAAGTGT
The sequence above is drawn from the Ptiloglossa arizonensis isolate GNS036 chromosome 1, iyPtiAriz1_principal, whole genome shotgun sequence genome and encodes:
- the Tip60 gene encoding histone acetyltransferase Tip60 translates to MIEEHDERETICDSVNSLVEGCRLPVRMHSTDDWPLAEIISVKDVHGVKCYYVHYVDFNKRLDEWVTEDCLDTRKVQYPRRDGTTPGTGAATPKKQAPSRPPSPSSLSNELVNGSAVLQAALQKKMSRKRKSTFIENEDSQDGPPQTPGPRPTGSLVAHHHDDIVTRMKNVELIELGRHRIRPWYFSPYPQEMVNLPCIYICEFCLKYRKSRKCLERHLVKCNLRHPPGNEIYRKGSISFFEIDGRKNKNYAQNLCLLAKLFLDHKTLYYDTDPFLFYVMTDFDSRGFHIVGYFSKEKESTEDHNVACILTLPPYQRRGYGKLLIEFSYELSKFEGKTGSPEKPLSDLGLLSYRSYWAHTILDILLNIKPLVENEKPQITISEICELTSIKKEDVISTLQNLNLINYYKGQYIVTLNRDIIEQHAAAMEKRQIRIDPKCLHWTPKDWSVRAKW